The nucleotide sequence CCTTCAACGAAGCCGTTCGCCTTACGGACTTGTTCGAAAAGCTCATTGGGGATCATTTTACTGAATGCGATCGCCGGAATCCCGGTAAACGATCCCTCGAGGGCGCCCGCTACTGTTCCCGAACTAAGGACAAGAGGCACCGTCGTGTTGAATCCAAGATTGATCCCAGAGACAACGGCCGCCGGAGTTTTTTGAACCAAATGTTCCAAGGCAATATTCACACAATCGGTTGGCGTGCCTCCAATCCTCCACCCGTCGCATCCAAGCGAGTCATCAAAGGTTGCTGACACTTCCCCGTGACGGGATATTCCGCGGCCAATCCAGCTCTGCTCATTCTCCGGCGCTGCAACGATGACTTCAAAATCTTCTAAAAGACGGTCGACTAAAATCCGCAAGAAGAAGGACTCGAATCCATCGTCATTGGTGACCAGTATTTGCAGTCTTTCCATTTTCGATGGTTAACCGATCAAAGATTTGCTGGCAAGGAAGAGAGTTGAATCGCTCTTCTTAATCGCTTTCGAGAATTATCCCAATACGGATCACTTCGAGCGAGGCTTCACTAGTGACTAAGGCTGAAAAGGCCTATTCTGAGTCACTTTGGTCTACACCCTTCTCTCGAGATTTTCCTGATTCCTTGAGGGTGCCCAGGGACAATCCAGTGGCTACGAGTGCCACTCCGACCCCGAGATTAGCAATTCCCATTGTTGTGTTACTACCCAGAATCCAAACGAACCCACCCAGCAAGAACACACATCCTGCAATCAACCAGATCTTACGCCTCATCATACCTAACTCCAGTTGCCCCGGTTCGAGCTCAAATCCGAACAACCTCCTCAAAGGTTTGGAAGCATTTCCCGTTCCTCGACTGAACAACTCCACCAACAAACCACTTCAATGATGTGGGCAACCCGTCATAAAGA is from Verrucomicrobiota bacterium and encodes:
- the surE gene encoding 5'/3'-nucleotidase SurE, which translates into the protein MERLQILVTNDDGFESFFLRILVDRLLEDFEVIVAAPENEQSWIGRGISRHGEVSATFDDSLGCDGWRIGGTPTDCVNIALEHLVQKTPAAVVSGINLGFNTTVPLVLSSGTVAGALEGSFTGIPAIAFSKMIPNELFEQVRKANGFVEGAYFESLENAAAHATKMVGKVVRGEWASKQGIVHNVNFPVGVTPETPIKRTVPVNMRMAGLFEPSDGGFAFRFKSGHVPEDRPGTDVLALEEGDISHSLIDFTLLGIPE